One window from the genome of Eucalyptus grandis isolate ANBG69807.140 chromosome 7, ASM1654582v1, whole genome shotgun sequence encodes:
- the LOC104432444 gene encoding importin subunit alpha-1a has protein sequence MSLRPNARTEVRRNRYKVAVDADEGRRRREDNMVEIRKSRREESLLKKRREGLQAPQASPSLHSSAVEKKLENLPSMVAAVLSNDKSLQVDATTQFRKLLSIERSPPIEEVIQSGVVPRFVEFLMKEDFPQLQFEAAWALTNIASGTSENTKVVIDHGAVPIFVKLLRSPSDDVREQAVWALGNVAGDSPKCRDLVLLNGALHPLLAQLNEHAKLSMLRNATWTLSNFCRGKPQPLFEQVKPALPALAHLIHSTDEEVLTDACWALSYLSDGTNDKIQAVIEAGVCPRLVELLLHPSPSVLIPALRTVGNIVTGDDLQTQCVIEHQALPCLLNLLTGNYKKSIKKEACWTISNITAGNKEQIQAVVEADIIGPMVQLLQNAEFDIKKEAAWAISNATSGGSHEQIKFLVNQGCVKPLCDLLICPDPRIVTVCLEGLENILKVGEAEKNLGNTGDVNVYAQMVEDVEGLEKIESLQSHDNNEIYEKAVKILEAYWLEEDDDAMPPGDAPQPDMQFGGNNLPPMPSGGFKFG, from the exons ATGTCGCTGCGGCCCAACGCGAGGACGGAGGTCCGCCGGAACCGCTACAAGGTGGCGGTCGACGCCGAcgaggggcggcggcggcgggaggacAACATGGTGGAGATCCGGAAGAGCCGCCGGGAGGAGAGCCTGCTGAAGAAGCGACGCGAGGGGCTCCAGGCGCCGCAGGCCTCGCCCTCGCTCCACTCCTCCGCCGTCGAGAAGAAG TTGGAAAATCTACCTAGCATGGTGGCTGCTGTATTGAGCAATGATAAATCTTTGCAAGTTGACGCAACCACGCAGTTTAGAAAGCTACTTTCAATAG AACGCAGCCCGCCTATTGAGGAGGTGATTCAATCAGGTGTTGTTCCTCGCTTTGTCGAGTTTCTCATGAAGGAGGACTTCCCTCAACTTCAG TTCGAAGCAGCTTGGGCACTGACCAACATTGCTTCTGGTACATCTGAGAATACTAAGGTGGTAATTGATCATGGAGCTGTTCCTATATTCGTGAAACTTCTTCGTTCTCCTAGTGATGATGTGCGTGAGCAG GCTGTTTGGGCTCTAGGAAATGTTGCCGGTGATTCTCCCAAATGCCGCGACCTGGTACTTTTAAATGGTGCCTTGCATCCATTGCTGGCACAATTGAATGAGCATGCAAAGCTTTCTATGCTGAGGAATGCCACCTGGACGCTTTCGAACTTCTGTAGAGGGAAGCCCCAGCCACTTTTTGAGCAG GTTAAGCCTGCACTTCCAGCCCTTGCACATCTTATCCATTCAACTGATGAAGAGGTTTTGACGGATGCTTGTTGGGCTCTATCATACCTTTCTGATGGCACAAATGATAAAATTCAAGCCGTGATTGAAGCCGGTGTATGTCCTCGTCTTGTGGAACTACTGCT TCACCCATCTCCATCTGTGTTGATTCCTGCCCTCCGCACGGTTGGAAATATCGTCACTGGAGATGATCTGCAAACCCAG TGTGTCATTGAGCATCAAGCACTCCCCTGCCTTCTGAACCTGTTGACTGGTAATTATAAGAAGAGCATCAAGAAAGAAGCTTGCTGGACAATCTCGAATATTACAGCTGGTAATAAGGAACAGATACAG GCTGTCGTTGAGGCTGATATTATTGGTCCAATGGTACAACTACTTCAAAATGCTGAATTCGATATAAAGAAGGAGGCTGCATGGGCAATCTCAAATGCCACATCTGGCGGTTCTCATGAACAAATCAA GTTCCTAGTAAATCAAGGATGTGTCAAGCCTTTatgtgatcttctcatctgccCTGATCCAAGGATTGTGACAGTTTGTCTAGAGGGTTTGGAGAATATCTTGAAGGTAGGAGAAGCTGAGAAAAATCTTGGCAACACTGGTGATGTAAATGTCTATGCTCAGATGGTTGAAGATGTGGAGGGCTTGGAGAAAATCGAGAGCTTACAGTCTCATGACAacaatgagatttatgagaAGGCAGTAAAGATTCTCGAAGCATACTGGTTGGAAGAAGATGACGATGCGATGCCACCAGGTGATGCCCCTCAACCAGATATGCAATTTGGAGGGAATAATCTGCCTCCCATGCCATCCGGTGGATTTAAGTTTGGTTAG
- the LOC104430926 gene encoding dnaJ homolog subfamily B member 6, whose amino-acid sequence MDRGGASGAGSCYYAVLGIRRDASSSDIKSAYRKLAMKWHPDKWAGNPQVAGEAKRRFQQIQEAYSVLSDQSKRSMYDAGLYDPLEEEDEDFCDFMQEMISMMNNIKDEGGNSFEDLQRMFQDMVGGSGDGSAGFDYMPDPTVASKKPRVSASKAGSARRSGSSRH is encoded by the exons ATGGACAGGGGGGGAGCATCCGGCGCCGGATCTTGCTACTACGCCGTCCTCGGGATTCGCAGGGACGCCTCCTCCTCCGACATTAAGTCGGCTTACCGCAAGCTCGCCATG AAATGGCACCCGGACAAATGGGCGGGGAACCCGCAGGTCGCCGGCGAGGCGAAGCGGCGGTTCCAGCAGATTCAGGAGGCTTACTCTG TGCTGTCGGACCAGAGCAAGAGGTCGATGTACGATGCAGGGCTCTACGATCCGctcgaggaggaggacgag GACTTCTGCGACTTTATGCAAGAGATGATCTCCATGATGAACAACATCAAGGACGAG GGAGGCAATAGCTTTGAGGACCTGCAGAGGATGTTCCAGGATATGGTGGGTGGCAGTGGGGACGGCAGCGCCGGGTTCGACTACATGCCCGATCCGACGGTGGCCTCGAAGAAGCCACGCGTGAGCGCTTCGAAGGCAGGCTCGGCGAGGCGCAGCGGTTCCTCTCGCCATTAG
- the LOC104435216 gene encoding calmodulin-binding protein 60 D-like — protein sequence MSKRQLQEEDKEGGSGGSARRPNINYLRNVIGELSPDQFASYFEPLFRKVVREEVERAIPCFHDPSLRAQSNPVGTSEESSLRLQFVTKLPATIFTNCQIEAEDSTPLRIELFDGRTNERVTSGPLSSIKIEIVILDGDFGSDEEEDWTEKEFNGKITHKREGKRPLVTGELTVMLQGGIGCLRNLIITDNSSWMRCRKFRLGARAVQKVSAEIRIREARSEAFVVKDHRGVLNRKHHPPSLSDEVWRLEKVAKDGALHKRMTSRGINTVQDFLQLYEADESSLRNILGDRVANGIWEMIVKHARTCVVDNNKTYAYYQASNQAGILFNSVMKVAQATLDGQTYQSLDQLTHSQKILVQNLRRQAYCNKNRWVLLDALPSITPLSALTNLPMESSIVLSPLLHHLDHTVPNQENPQLDCLEPQNHIIAAIINQTAAKSLGRQDFSSYFSAGESSYRPGYSQGPFAPNHSSPEELFIVPSPIPGNLMGPLEHTFIIGSSSRADFGICPSGTGFRVWNSRISKPRAAWCKIRAVVKWGSVRRVVAAKRTAMFNWAHY from the exons ATGTCGAAGAGGCAACTACAGGAGGAGGATAAGGAGGGTGGTTCTGGAGGATCAGCAAGAAGGCCTAACATTAA CTATTTGAGAAATGTGATCGGAGAGCTGTCACCGGATCAATTTGCATCATATTTCGAGCCCCTCTTTCGGAAAGTG GTTAGGGAGGAAGTGGAACGTGCAATCCCGTGCTTTCATGATCCGTCGTTAAG AGCACAATCTAATCCTGTTGGGACTTCTGAAGAAAGCAGTCTTCGACTGCAATTTGTTACCAAATTACCAGCAACCATCTTCACTAACTGTCAGATAGAAGCCGAGGACAGTACTCCTCTCAGGATCGAACTATTTGATGGTAGGACCAATGAGAGGGTTACAAGTGGCCCCCTATCTTCAATAAAGATCGAAATCGTCATCCTCGATGGAGATTTCGGGTCAGATGAGGAAGAGGATTGGACCGAGAAGGAATTCAATGGAAAAATCACCCACAAAAGGGAAGGGAAAAGGCCATTGGTAACCGGGGAGCTTACTGTGATGTTGCAAGGAGGAATTGGTTGTCTCCGTAATTTAATCATCACCGACAACTCGAGCTGGATGAGATGTCGGAAATTCAGATTAGGAGCTCGAGCTGTTCAAAAGGTTTCTGCAGAAATAAGAATAAGGGAAGCGAGAAGTGAAGCTTTCGTTGTTAAAGATCATCGAGGAGTTT TGAACAGGAAGCACCACCCTCCATCACTGAGCGATGAAGTGTGGCGTTTAGAGAAAGTAGCCAAAGACGGTGCTCTACATAAGCGCATGACTTCAAGGGGAATCAACACTGTTCAAGATTTCCTCCAGCTGTACGAAGCTGACGAATCCTCTCTAAGAAAT ATACTTGGTGATCGGGTTGCTAACGGAATATGGGAGATGATTGTCAAACATGCCAGGACCTGTGTGGTCGACAATAACAAGACATACGCTTACTATCAAGCTTCAAACCAGGCCGGTATACTGTTTAACTCAGTGATGAAAGTGGCTCAAGCAACACTTGACGGCCAAACTTACCAGTCACTAGACCAATTGACCCACTCTCAGAAG ATTTTGGTGCAGAACTTAAGAAGGCAAGCTTACTGTAACAAGAATCGATGGGTGCTGCTTGATGCCTTACCCAGCATCACTCCTCTGAGTGCCCTGACCAACTTGCCTATGGAGTCATCAATTGTACTGAGCCCGCTTCTTCATCATCTAGATCACACAGTGCCAAACCAAG AGAACCCACAATTAGATTGCCTGGAGCCACAGAATCATATTATCGCGGCTATTATCAATCAGACAGCAGCCAAAAGCTTAGGAAGGCAGGACTTTTCGTCCTATTTTAGTGCTGGTGAAAGCAGTTATCGTCCTGGTTACTCACAAGGACCGTTTGCGCCAAACCATTCGTCTCCTGAGGAGCTTTTCATAGTGCCATCTCCAATCCCTGGCAATTTGATGGGGCCACTGGAGCACACTTTCATCATCGGATCGAGCAGCAGGGCAGATTTTGGGATCTGTCCATCTGGCACAGGTTTCAGAGTTTGGAATTCTAGAATCTCGAAGCCCAGAGCAGCGTGGTGCAAGATCCGTGCCGTGGTGAAGTGGGGATCAGTTCGGCGTGTCGTGGCTGCAAAGAGAACAGCAATGTTCAATTGGGCACATTATTAA
- the LOC104434900 gene encoding calmodulin-binding protein 60 D-like, producing MAKRQLQEGGSGSSARGSNRRININHWRNMNGGLLPGEFASFIEPLFRKVVCYASQSLAVLLEKDSSPVSEEVERVISSFHDPPLRAPSNPVGTSEESSLRLQFVTKLPTTIFTDSQIEAEDGTPLRIEVVDCRTNERASGPLSSIKLEIVILDGDFGSGKGEDWTEKEFNCNIVHEREGKRPLITGVLNVTLQGGIGSLRNLIITDSSSWMRSRKFRLGARVVKKVSAEIKIREARSETFVVKDHRAEYLKIDKFFLSAVNKKHHPPSLSDEILGTRITNRTWEKIVRHAISDNKMYAYYQDLNKASILFNSVMKVTQATLDGQTYQSVDKLTHSQKILVQNLRRQAYHSKNQWVPLDSLPSIAPSRALTNLPIKPLIGLNPLLHHPDYTVLNQAETEPHRYLDRPEVTPECNYSRASTSHCYNVTEKRKLDCLGLESHIIAKILDPTVAKSSARQDVSSRCSAGKSSHHPGYSQGPFALEFHSSPEDLYKVPSQIPGNFC from the exons ATGGCGAAAAGGCAACTTCAGGAGGGTGGTTCCGGATCTTCGGCTCGAGGATCAAACAGAAGGATTAACATTAA TCATTGGAGAAATATGAACGGTGGACTGTTGCCGGGTGAATTTGCATCTTTTATCGAGCCTCTCTTTCGGAAAGTGGTATGCTATGCCTCTCAGTCTCTAGCTGTGTTGCTTGAGAAGGACTCAAGTCCG GTTAGTGAGGAAGTGGAACGTGTGATCTCCAGCTTTCATGATCCACCGTTAAG AGCACCGTCTAATCCTGTTGGAACTTCTGAAGAAAGCAGTTTGCGACTGCAGTTCGTTACCAAATTGCCGACAACCATCTTCACTGACAGTCAGATAGAAGCTGAGGATGGTACTCCTCTGAGGATCGAAGTAGTAGATTGCAGGACCAATGAGAGGGCAAGTGGCCCTCTATCTTCCATAAAGCTCGAAATTGTCATCCTTGATGGCGATTTCGGGTCGGGCAAGGGAGAGGATTGGACTGAGAAGGAATTCAATTGCAATATCGTTCATGAAAGGGAAGGGAAAAGGCCATTGATAACTGGGGTGCTGAATGTGACCTTGCAAGGAGGAATTGGTTCCCTCCGTAATTTAATCATAACCGACAGCTCGAGCTGGATGAGAAGTCGGAAATTTAGGTTAGGAGCTCGAGTTGTTAAAAAGGTTTCTgcagaaataaaaataagggaAGCAAGAAGTGAAACTTTTGTTGTTAAAGATCATCGAGCAGAGT ACTTAAAGATTGACAAGTTTTTTCTAAGCGCAGTGAACAAGAAGCACCACCCTCCATCTCTGAGTGATGAA ATACTTGGCACTAGGATCACCAATCGGACATGGGAGAAGATTGTCAGACACGCCATCTCAGATAACAAGATGTACGCTTACTACCAAGATTTGAACAAGGCCAGCATACTGTTCAATTCGGTAATGAAAGTTACTCAAGCAACACTTGACGGCCAAACTTACCAGTCTGTAGACAAACTGACCCACTCTCAGAAG ATTCTGGTGCAGAACTTAAGAAGGCAAGCTTACCATAGCAAGAATCAATGGGTGCCGCTTGATTCCCTACCCAGCATCGCTCCTTCGAGAGCCCTCACCAACTTACCTATAAAGCCGTTAATTGGCCTGAACCCGCTTCTTCATCATCCAGATTACACAGTGCTAAACCAAG CTGAAACCGAACCGCATCGTTATTTGGATAGACCTGAAGTGACTCCCGAATGTAATTACTCCAGGGCTTCAACATCGCACTGCTACAATGTcacagagaagagaaaattagatTGTCTGGGGCTAGAGAGTCATATCATTGCAAAAATCTTGGATCCGACCGTGGCAAAGAGCTCGGCGAGGCAGGATGTTTCGTCCCGTTGTAGTGCTGGCAAAAGCAGTCATCATCCTGGTTACTCTCAAGGACCGTTTGCCCTGGAATTTCATTCATCTCCTGAGGACCTCTACAAAGTGCCATCTCAGATCCCTGGCAATTTCTGTTGA